One Microcebus murinus isolate Inina chromosome 10, M.murinus_Inina_mat1.0, whole genome shotgun sequence DNA segment encodes these proteins:
- the LOC105865858 gene encoding olfactory receptor 6C3: MKNHTVPTEFILLGLSDDPELQIVIFLFLIIMYILSITGNLTIITLTLVDSHLQTPMYFFLRNFSVLEVTFTTVCIPRFLGTIITRNKAISYNNCTAQLFFFIFMGITEFYLLTAMSYDRYVAICKPLHYTTIMNKRVCILLVFSAWLAGFLNIFPPVILFLQLDYCGSNVIDHFACDYFPLLQLSCSDTWLLEVIGFYSAIVILLFTLALIILSYMFIIRTILRLPSATQRKKAFSTCSSHMIVISISYGSCIFMYANPSAKEKASLTKGVAILNTSVAPMMNPFIYTLRNQQVKQAFKDTIQKVMFSSSK; encoded by the coding sequence ATGAAAAACCACACAGTGCCCACAGAATTCATTCTTCTAGGGCTGTCAGATGACCCGGAGCTTCagattgtgatttttctctttttaattatcATGTATATATTAAGCATCACTGGAAACTTGACCATCATCACTCTCACCTTGGTGGACTCCCATCTACAGACTCCTATGTATTTCTTCCTCAGGAACTTTTCTGTATTAGAAGTAACCTTTACAACTGTCTGTATCCCTAGATTTCTGGGCACAATTATCACCAGAAACAAAGCTATTTCCTACAATAATTGTACAGCTCAgttgtttttcttcatcttcatgGGGATAACCGAATTTTACCTTCTAACTGCTATGTCCTATGATCGTTACGTAGCCATCTGCAAACCCCTGCACTACACAACCATCATGAACAAGAGAGTCTGCATATTGCTTGTCTTTTCTGCTTGGTTGGCAGGATTCTTAAATATCTTTCCACCAGTTATTCTTTTTCTCCAGTTAGATTACTGTGGCTCCAATGTCATCGATCACTTTGCCTGTGACTATTTTCCCTTGTTACAATTATCCTGCTCAGACACATGGCTCCTAGAAGTGATTGGCTTTTACTCTGCAATAGTGATTCTGCTTTTCACTTTGGCATTAATCATTCTATCCTACATGTTCATCATCAGGACAATTTTGAGACTTCCTTCTGCTACTCAGAGGAAAAAGGCATTTTCTACATGCTCCTCTCACATGATTGTCATTTCCATTTCTTATGGAAGCTGCATATTCATGTATGCTAATCCCTCTGCAAAAGAAAAAGCATCCTTGACCAAAGGAGTAGCTATTCTCAATACTTCTGTTGCTCCCATGATGAATCCATTTATATACACCCTGCGAAACCAGCAAGTAAAGCAAGCCTTTAAGGACACCATCCAAAAggttatgttttcttctagtaaatga
- the LOC142873283 gene encoding olfactory receptor 6C3: MNHTVITEFVLLGLSDDPDLQIVIFLFLFITYLLSVTGNLTIITLTLVDSHLQTPMYFFLRNFSFLEISFTTVCIPRFLGAIITRDKTISFNNCAAQLFFLIFMGVTEFYILTAMSYDRYVAICKPLHYTTIMNRKLCTLLVLSAWLGGFLTIFPPLMLLLQLDYCASNVIDHFACDYFPLLQLSCSDTWLLEIIGFYFALVSLLFTLALVILSYMYIIRTILKIPSASQRKKAFSTCSSHMIVISISYGSCIFMYANPSAKEKASLTKGVAILNTSVAPMLNPFIYTLRNQQVKQAFKDVVHKVVFCAKK; this comes from the coding sequence atGAACCACACAGTAATCACAGAGTTTGTCCTCCTAGGCCTTTCTGATGATCCTGACCTTCagattgtgatttttctttttttatttatcacATATCTCTTAAGTGTCACTGGAAACCTGACTATCATCACCCTAACCTTGGTGGACTCCCATCTGCAGACGCCTATGTATTTCTTCCTCCGGaacttttctttcttagaaatctCCTTCACAACTGTATGTATCCCTAGGTTTCTGGGGGCAATTATCACCAGGGATAAGACCATTTCTTTTAACAACTGTGCAGCCCAACTCTTCTTCCTTATCTTCATGGGAGTGACTGAATTTTACATTCTAACTGCTATGTCTTATGACCGCTATGTTGCCATCTGCAAGCCCCTTCATTACACAACCATCATGAACAGGAAACTCTGCACCCTGCTTGTGCTGAGTGCCTGGTTGGGTGGGTTTCTGACCATTTTCCCACCACTTATGCTTCTCCTCCAGCTGGATTACTGTGCTTCCAATGTCATTGACCACTTTGCATGTGACTATTTTCCCCTCTTACAACTATCTTGCTCAGATACATGGCTCCTAGAAATAATTGGTTTTTACTTTGCTTTGGTTAGTTTGCTATTCACTTTGGCATTAGTGATTTTATCTTACATGTACATTATCAGGACTATTTTGAAAATTCCATCTGCCAGTCAGAGAAAAAAGGCTTTCTCCACCTGCTCCTCTCACATGATTGTCATTTCCATTTCTTACGGAAGCTGTATATTCATGTATGCTAATCCCTCTGCAAAAGAAAAGGCATCACTGACAAAAGGAGTAGCTATTCTCAATACCTCTGTTGCTCCCATGCTGAACCCCTTCATTTATACTCTGAGGAACCAgcaagtaaaacaagctttcaaagATGTGGTCCATAAAGTTGTGTTTTGtgcaaagaaatga